The following proteins are co-located in the Trichormus variabilis 0441 genome:
- a CDS encoding IS5-like element ISAva5 family transposase, protein MTLHPRDMSQIPETTAQVARNSFPKGNIYMKMRDEIGVLYKDEDFVKLYRADCGQSGISAGQLALVTVMQFIEGLTDRQAADAVRGHIDWKYALSLELNDPGFDYSVLSEFRQRLIKAGRERELLNQMLARFQELGWLKNRGRVRTDSTHVLAAVRQLNRLELVGETLRHTLNDLAYFAPDWLKSRVDVDWFERYSLRFEQYRLPKSKAEREKLRRKIGEDGHHLLSALYADSTCNWLWQIPSVETLRIVWVQQYYIQLQQVYWREQDNLPPNRLQIESPYDVDARNSSKREINWTGYNLHLTEICHPILPNLIINVETSVATSADVEMTPVIHSRLNQNNLLPQEHVVDTGYVNAQNLVDSQSHFHVDLVGKVPPGTSWQATAQSGFEQNCFTIHWDLMRVDCPMGKQSKSWRTTVDSHDNPVVKIQFDKSDCSLCSSRSKCTRSKKLPRLLTLKPQELHLALHDARIRQKTESFQQIYHQRAGVEGLISQATGRYQLRRCRYIGLAKTLLQHVITAAAINFSRMWDWWQHVPRSQTRVSHFARIAPTAS, encoded by the coding sequence ATGACCCTGCACCCGCGTGATATGTCGCAGATTCCTGAAACAACAGCGCAAGTAGCCCGGAATTCATTTCCCAAAGGGAACATATATATGAAGATGCGGGATGAAATAGGAGTGTTATATAAGGATGAGGATTTTGTCAAACTTTACCGCGCAGATTGTGGTCAAAGTGGAATATCAGCAGGACAACTGGCATTAGTGACAGTAATGCAATTTATCGAAGGTTTAACGGATAGACAAGCGGCGGATGCAGTGAGGGGTCATATTGATTGGAAATACGCACTATCGTTGGAATTAAATGACCCAGGGTTTGATTATTCAGTACTTTCAGAATTTCGTCAGCGATTAATCAAAGCAGGACGAGAGCGAGAGTTACTCAACCAAATGCTAGCTCGTTTCCAAGAACTAGGTTGGCTCAAAAATCGCGGCCGTGTCAGAACTGATTCAACTCACGTATTAGCCGCAGTACGACAGTTAAATCGTTTGGAATTAGTGGGAGAAACTTTACGTCATACCTTAAATGACTTGGCTTATTTTGCCCCTGATTGGCTCAAATCGAGAGTTGACGTTGATTGGTTTGAACGTTACTCCCTGAGATTTGAGCAATACCGCTTGCCCAAATCAAAAGCCGAACGTGAGAAATTGAGGCGAAAAATTGGTGAGGATGGTCATCATTTGCTATCCGCTTTGTATGCAGACTCAACTTGTAATTGGCTGTGGCAGATTCCATCAGTGGAAACATTACGTATAGTTTGGGTGCAACAATACTATATTCAATTGCAACAAGTCTATTGGCGAGAACAAGATAACTTACCACCAAATAGACTACAGATTGAATCTCCTTACGATGTTGATGCACGCAATTCCAGCAAGCGAGAAATCAACTGGACTGGTTATAATCTGCATCTGACAGAAATTTGTCACCCCATACTGCCAAACTTAATTATCAATGTGGAAACGTCCGTGGCCACAAGTGCGGATGTTGAGATGACACCAGTAATTCATTCTCGTTTAAACCAGAACAATCTTTTGCCACAAGAACATGTTGTCGATACTGGCTATGTCAATGCTCAAAACTTAGTCGATAGTCAATCCCATTTTCATGTTGATTTAGTAGGAAAAGTTCCCCCCGGAACTAGTTGGCAAGCAACAGCACAATCCGGCTTTGAGCAAAATTGCTTCACTATTCATTGGGATTTGATGCGTGTTGATTGCCCAATGGGTAAACAAAGTAAGTCCTGGCGTACAACTGTCGATAGCCATGACAATCCAGTAGTCAAAATACAATTTGACAAATCCGATTGTTCGCTTTGTTCAAGTCGCTCAAAATGCACTCGCTCCAAAAAACTACCGCGTCTTCTGACCCTCAAACCACAGGAACTACATCTTGCATTACATGATGCTCGCATTCGCCAAAAAACTGAATCTTTTCAACAAATTTATCACCAACGTGCTGGCGTTGAAGGCTTGATTTCCCAAGCTACTGGTCGCTACCAATTACGCCGTTGTCGCTACATTGGTCTTGCCAAAACTCTCTTGCAGCATGTCATTACTGCTGCTGCTATCAACTTCAGTCGGATGTGGGATTGGTGGCAACATGTCCCACGCAGTCAGACTCGCGTTTCTCACTTTGCTCGAATTGCTCCCACTGCCTCATAG